GGgactgccacctgcttctctcaatgaagatgttattgcttttcctagaatattccacattatggttTTCAACTTGTCTATCTCTGTGCAACTGATGCCACCCGGAGAAGTTATAGGTAAACTCTGTGGAGATGCCACCCGCTCACAGGAAGAAAGCACAGTCTCAAGCAATGAGAATGAATGTAAGattgataggtttaatgccatactgtggaattttccaGGCAAAATGATAACTTTTCATGgggataagcaggtggcagaccctccatcagaaaagtctGTATACTGGCTTCATCTGATAAGCGACTGGATGCACCACCAGTATTTTCAAAGGTTTATACTCTAGCTAGCGCTCACATTAACCAATCCCTATTTTTGTCTAGGATGCATAATTTGGTtgtattcaaaacatttaagctATTGCACTCTGCCTGctctaaaagtaaaataaacagaactcTGCCTTGCTAATtatgatacatttttataaatttgTCAATTATCACAGCTAATAGGAGAATACAAAGGCAAAGAACAAGGAAATTACTGGTATCAAAAGCTCTATATTGgaattaaattgaattggagTACAGACCACACAAGCAATTCACAGTAACATGCAGCTGCCACATTTTCCAACACATAAATCtgacttatttcttttcttttgttcataACAATAGTCTGTAAGTACTGTAggattttattcacttttttggaattaaaaatatgaaaaagaagTAGTTAATTGTAATTTTGCACACCAGTCCAAACGTATCCCTCCTCACTTTGCCAACACATTCCCAGCATTTTaactattcaccacaatgagtttataagcaattttctcagctttcacaGGCAGGAATGGAGTTTTGCCATTTTGCcgcatgctaacaacaactagcatgctaacagcgcccCAGTCTTATTCTCCCGATAACAATAAAAGGATTATATTATTGCAGTTTTATCAGAAAGTTGTCAAATTGTATTGCACTAGAGGTGAAAAGAAAGCTAaccacaaaatatataaaaatgtcactgtATACTCTTTATATTGCAAGTTAGAGACACTAAACTTGATATAATTAGGCACATTTTCACACAATGGTCACAATACATTGCTCACTTCTACTCATTCCTATTCGTTATGTAAGATCTGCACAAAaccatttcacatttttgtcctAACTTTGCACTAATGCTCTTTTAATGTTTAGGTTTCAATCAACAGTTGGACAGAAACTTTCTAAAATGTTCAGTCTTGTCCAGTTGTCTCTCCTTTGGTATTCGCTTTCCCACTACTTTGAGAATGAGTCATCGTGTTTATCCATTATTCAGTGCAGGCTCCGACCGCTTCCAGACGAATGCCACAAGTGTCCTCATTGGAGAGTTGAGACGACGCATTCGAGGATTACGAGAACTGGTTGGATGTTTGCTCAGGCTTAAACTTCTTACTGTTTGTATTTAATCTTACTTTATTAAACGGCAAACAGAGGAGTGGGAAGTTCTGGGCATCTCAGAAACATGATgaaacagaaatacacacatatgAAATAGGTTTTGGATTGTGTTGGCTAGAAAGTATGTCCCTGAATATTTGTAAAGCTtattaaaagttctgaaaatgtGCAGATTCAGATTTGAATGGTCAGTCAGTGCTGTGTTTACGTCAACAAAGACCGTTTATATGATGCACCTTTGTTTTCCGGCGATATAATGTCtgcttttttttccaatacaggAGGAGCAGCCTGTCAGGAGTAGTGTGCAGCATTTGCAGAGTAGCTGAAGAaactattttatgtttaaagtgttactcaagtaaaagtaacccAGTGAAcctaaagaaattgtacttttcagaatacttttctagcagcatacttttattcctacctgagtaatatttttattaaagtaacagtactcttgagtaaaagttttggttacacCTCCTACTGTGAGGAAAtctaagtgacaaaagctttatgttgacaatatgaaattatataaatatgtgaattTCTTGCATCGCTTCttttagatatgatttagttcgtctgttctttgaaaataccagattttgtccaGTGTTTAATGTTGTGTACTTCAGACAACATTGACTTCAAAttctaaatcagatgttacgtctcAACAGTTGCTCTTTAAATTACTATTACTtgtgtagtacttttcccaaatatttttttactcttacttgagtttgtgtccatagcaaaaaaaagaaaagttcagttctgctcatccaagtggcttctttagtttagaactgaagaagccgtttggatgagcagcgaaacatcttcactctaaaacttttgtccagttggcaggaTTTACATTTATccttttgctgtttttaataGTAATACTAATAgggtaatttcttggaccactactttgtacttctacagtaatattatttttgtaatgttactctacccacctctgccaaCTACTCCAACTACTTAAATTCCATCAACTTTGTGCAACCATTAGTTCATAAAATAACTTTATAATGAacttttttaatgaaattgtacCTGTAGATGTTTTGGAACCATCAAATACATCTGAAaacaactatttaaaatgacccACTAAATTGCAGAAATAGTCTTTAGCTTTTTAATCagcttttgtgcatttttttaaaataacaatctACGATGTACTCAATATGCAAAATAACTTTCATGATATTTACGTTTTTTGATTATCTGCCCACCTGTAAATGTTACACGTTCTCTTTGCAGCACTAGTAGCAGCCATAGTCAGGACTGCCCTTTCCTCAGAGCGTAATGAAACCCTCTGTCACGGAGTGTATAAATATATAGGAGGCAGTTTGTGTGAGCAGCTGCCAGCCTGAGCCATGACTGGGCCTTCGCCTCAGTCACATGTGGTGCATACCTCCTAATGCTGCTCTGTAAGGAAAGGCATGCACCCACGACCTTTTTTTAACACCAACGACTCGCCGATACAAAGTTCAGAGGGCACCGTCGCTGCAATTGGCAAAGCTTCATCCAAACCCCacatagacctgtcacgataatcactatatcgacttatcattcagtacatGAAAACTGCACTACTGGCacatttgggttatttttttggctgcaTGATAAGATTTatgctgtaaaaggttgaatttatAACTTCtaagactcattacagatgcaaacttaaagtgtttcattctgctgttttatttattgcagctcatgattttaaaaaaaaacaatattgtagatttagcaTAGTTTatgatcgtttatcgtctatatttacgtcAGCGATatgtcaaacttcaaaatgtgttattgtgacaggcccaaCTACACTCTGGGCTTTGTTTAATTATTAGAGATGAAGAAAAGATGTACTCATTTCAAAACTGACTGTTAAACTtgtatgcagaaaaaaaaattaaaatctaatcAGTTCCAGTAACTTTCACACAGCTCACTTGATAAACCAAAAGCAACATTAGCAGATCACTAATTGGCTGTTGATAATGTTACtaatgattaaattaaatatttacaaacctttatcaattttttattttctataactatagtcattattttgCATCAGAATTGATCACAAAAATCATTAATCGGGACaatattgcacttttaaataaCAACTTAGCTACTGTCACCCAATAAATATAGTGTTCATCCACGgatctgaaggttagcggttcgaatcccgctttcCACATGAACATAAGTAGGGCGGTCAAATCCCCtgatccagctcccacagatgaatgctgccgttgtgtccttgggcaaaacacttaacccacttcccccccagtgtctgtacaATGGTGTATGATTGTGCGTGTGCATGGgcgagtggtttcttgatgtaaatgcgctttgagtgtcttgaaggggGAAGGCCTTGAAAGccctatataaaatgtgaccatttatttgCAGGAAATTATGCTAAATCAAGTgaagttattttgatttgtattATTCGTATCGTATTTATGGCATAACTATAGGCTGTTAATACATTTCTAGTATTATGTGAGGCGATATAAAACTGGAATAGTACCCTAAaggtttaaatataaatataaacatacagGTGGtactaatattacatttttaattcatAATTTTTACTTGCAGTGTCTGAAATTTACCATCtcctttgttttgtgtttctttattAAGGAATTAATGTTCTAAGACTCTCAAGAGAGCTTAATAGGTCTTTTAATTCATAGTTATTTCTTTACATACAATCTCTCATATTTACCATTTCCTTTGTTTGTGCGTTTCAGGTTTAGCTGCTAGTGTCCTGTGGAAATGCCGCTGAGGTTTCGCTCGGTCGTGCCCTACACGCTGCCCGGAGTCCTCGCCCTAATCGGCTGGTGGTGGTACATCTCCCGAAAGAAAGATCGGGTTTTGGGCCACAGCGAACTCAAACGACCCCCCTCCTCCGCCAGCCTGCGAACTTCACCAACAGAGGGCAGCAACGGTGTGATCGAAAATGGCACCAACTCTCCCACAGATGAGACCGCAAGACCAGACAGCCCTGTGCACACAACTGCAAAGAGACTGGACCATGATATTAGCTCACACGCTCAAGATAATGGAGATGCGACATTAAGAGTAGAAGAAAGCGTAGGTTTAAAGGATGAGACGCGAAACGAAATGCGCTCATCTGATTTGGACATTTGCGAATCAAAACAGGAAGTTGTTTTGTCCACGCAGCTTACCAAAGTTTCACGTTTGGATCCCAATATTTCAGAGGAAGAAAGGCCCGAACCGGAGGGCGAAGTTGCGACAGCGTGCGCAGTTAGCCCGTTGCAAAGAGTGGCGCCGCAAATCGAAGTAGAAACGCCCATTTTGTTGCAGGATTTCCACCTAAATGTCCTAACAAGCACACCATCTTTGCCACTATGTGCAGCAGAAATGCAAGAATTTATCTGTGAGAAGGTAGATCAACAGCCAAAAGAAGTCGAGCCAGATTTGGAGCTCCTCGCAGCTGGTTTGATAACAGAAGTCATCTCCGCAGCAACGCAAGAAGTCATGGGTGACGCCAGCTGCCCGCTATTGGAAAGTACAAGAATTTGCTCACAAGAAATAGACAAAACAGAGCATGAATTACTTTCGAGAACAAGCTCCGATGTCCAAAATTCTGAAGAGGGAATGTCAAATGGCTGCAGCACAGATATAGTTATGGACAGATCAAACTGTTCAGGGCAAACAAAGCCGAAAGTTGAAGGCGTTTCGGAGGATGATTTGGCTTCTAGTACATGCCATCGGAGGTCAGCAGTGAGGACTTACACCCAACAGATAATATCCAAGTGACTGATTTGTCTGCaccagaggaggagacgcaGATGGAGGTGGTGGGGTTAGATGGAGCAGAGCGGAGAGCCCTGAGTGAGGATGGTTCTGTGGAGGGAGTGTGTGACCTGAAGAGGCTGAACGGGATGAGCTTGGGCAACGGAGCCCACGGCACCGACGCAGAGACAGACCAGtccggaggagagggtcagtaTTGCACGTTCTAATCCTATACACTCGCACTCGCCGATATGGTGATCAAAATTGAATGGGACAGGATCTCGTGCCACAAGATCTCACAAGATCAAATTGCCACAAGGGGAAGTTGATctcatgagatttttttttttttccccttgcaTTTCCATATGGattctttaattatttatttatttgtcagggaccatctACCAgtgcattaatcttacaaaacaaaagatgaTTTATACCAGATTTAATTCATTAACATAAattcaataaaacatgaaacaatacCATAatcataaacattaaaacaaaacacaaatgccaAAATAATAACCTTTTATGAAGtgatataaaaacaacaaagattATAAGCCCCAAACACAAAAACCCgaaacatggcttaaaaaagACAGTTcggttcaattttatttttacagcacatttaaaatacaacttgcccaaagtgcttcacataaagtcAGCAAAAACGGATATacaggacaataaacaataaaacatcaagataTCCTGCCAAGCTATAACCAAATGCCAGGAAGAAGAGGTGGtttttagtctggtcttaaactgtacAGACAGAgaacaaataaatgcataaaaaaaaagtacagttgtTTGTTTCCATCTGCTGTTCCTGTGCTGGTGACCACACATAAAAATAcgtttcattacaattacattataagactaactTAGTTCATTaatattagcagtaaaatacaacaaaatgtcaCCAAGTCCAAGACAGTATTTTTCCTACAGTCCgtattaaaaatcattatgtgcaagaCTAATGTGGACACACTTGATTATCTCAAAGATTTGCAGACAacttcagactgtctggagTTGATTCCAGTGTCGTCTGGCTTGAAGAAAGGCCGACTGAGCAAAGGtcgaggatctttttggaactttGCAATTTCGGTTCACATTGGATTGGCCACAAAAGGTTTAATGCTCGTCAGTTAACATTTTGAGAAGGCATAGCTCCAAAAATCCCTGCTACAATGACGGAAAAAGTATTcagtgaagtacatttttaaaaagtaattgtgAAGTTAACCACACAATTTATTATAAATGATGTCCAAATCTCATCTtgtctatagactgtatataaaaatggacatagcagACACCTAGCTGTTGcgcttcaaacaggaagtgttcATGGGCactcttccggctccatcgactccaattcactttacattagaaaactgtcgcctctctctgtaactgctgctgtcggctcgtcatttaggtcttaaaatgttgctttacatgatcctggtatttttatttcgctattgtgtctgtaaatcaagatatgaacagtaataacacacaaatcgg
This Periophthalmus magnuspinnatus isolate fPerMag1 chromosome 13, fPerMag1.2.pri, whole genome shotgun sequence DNA region includes the following protein-coding sequences:
- the LOC117380667 gene encoding LOW QUALITY PROTEIN: A-kinase anchor protein 1, mitochondrial-like (The sequence of the model RefSeq protein was modified relative to this genomic sequence to represent the inferred CDS: deleted 2 bases in 1 codon); the encoded protein is MPLRFRSVVPYTLPGVLALIGWWWYISRKKDRVLGHSELKRPPSSASLRTSPTEGSNGVIENGTNSPTDETARPDSPVHTTAKRLDHDISSHAQDNGDATLRVEESVGLKDETRNEMRSSDLDICESKQEVVLSTQLTKVSRLDPNISEEERPEPEGEVATACAVSPLQRVAPQIEVETPILLQDFHLNVLTSTPSLPLCAAEMQEFICEKVDQQPKEVEPDLELLAAGLITEVISAATQEVMGDASCPLLESTRICSQEIDKTEHELLSRTSSDVQNSEEGMSNGCSTDIVMDRSNCSGQTKPKVEGVSEDDLASSTPSEVSSEDLHPTDNIQVTDLSAPEEETQMEVVGLDGAERRALSEDGSVEGVCDLKRLNGMSLGNGAHGTDAETDQSGGEGSDVNSMDSVDSGCIGESNHSSSSSEVIIWEIEVPKHLVGRLIGKQGRYVSFLKQSSGAKIYISTLPYTQEFQICHIEGTQQQVDKALALIGKKFKDLDLTNLYAPPAPPLTLPSLPMTSWLLLPSGVTVEVIVVNIVSAGHVFVQQHTHPTYHALRSLDQQMFLCYSQPGTPALPSPAEVGVICAAPAGEGAWWRAQVITFYKESSEVEIRYVDYGGYDRVKIDTLRQIRSDFVTLPFQGAEVLLDNIAPLPGKIFFSSEATTALEELTRGVALLAQVSNYDNNTGLPLVHLWNMVGDEVVSVNRTLAERGLGVWVDSF